Genomic window (Syngnathus typhle isolate RoL2023-S1 ecotype Sweden linkage group LG19, RoL_Styp_1.0, whole genome shotgun sequence):
AGCGTGGTTGCTTGTGTACAGGGACAGTTTGAATTATGGAGAGTAAAAGTTCTTACCTgcttcttgtttttgtcattcCTGGTCCTGAGCAAACGACCAAGCTTATGATTGGACGCTTGGTTCATCTGTCTTAGCTGAGATAAAAGGAAATTGGGGACCTGTGGGGCGGTATCAGTGAGACAACGAAGAAACGCTCGATCGCGGGAGGACTCACTGTCCAAAGCAGTTCCTGGTGCATGATCATGAGCCGGACCAAGTGAGTCCCACCCACCACCTCCTCAAGGCCATCTCGCTCCTTGCTGCCGCGGCGATGGGTGGTGAAGAGGTTGGGCGCCATGACTGTGGCCACGTTCCAAAGGGACATCCGGTTTTGCTCCTGATGGGAGACTACCTGGTGAAGGAAGACCAGCAGAGCCTGGAAGAAGAGAGGAGCGGCGCTTTGTAACCATGGGGATGGCCTGAGAGGCGGAGCATAGCACCTGCGACAGCCACTCACTTTGAGAGTTTCTCGGTGTGCCTCAGGAAGCAACAAAGACAACAACTGCAACGCCTGAACCTGGTGCACCGATCCCGACACACctgtgcgcgcgcgcacacgtgaACTTGGATTCTATGGGTGCGAGCGTGTGAGTGGATCGCGCGTACCCAAAACGGCGCGGAAGGTGGGCAGGTGCGCATGCGTCAGCAGAGGAGTGGGCAGCTCTCGGATGAAAAGCTTCAAGAGACCAGCGGCGTCCACCGGTCGCACCGCTGACCAGTCGAACCCCTCCGGACACCTGTCTAACTCTCTGCGCAGGTACtgctcacacagacaaacgtgTTTAGATACATTTCCGTGGAGTTCCCTTGCGCCATTTTGTACAACGGGACTAAGAATTAGGCCTACGTGTTGATTGTAAAATGTGTTGTTCCCGCATGGTAGAAGTGTGTCCGCGCATGCGTGCTTGACATGTGAGGTCATTTTGCTTCGGACCGTGACGACCCATTTTCTTTCACTGCGTGAGTACGGAAAACCAGTGTTTGTTTTCGTAAGTTAGTTAGGAGCTGTAGTCCTGTTCAACACCAAGTGTCAGTATCAATCACTTCCACTCGGAGCACCTGTATCCACAAGGGGGCGCGAATTCTCCGTTTCAGAAAACTGTCAGGCTACGGGCACTTTTTTGGCGAGTTGGACCGGCAATGTGGCAATATATTTAATCCAATGCTGTGCATGTGTTACCTTGAGACGAGCGACTGATCCGGATATTCTGAGAATGCCTTCAGTTTGCAGGCCAGTCTGCTGTAACACACATAacaactacacacacacacgcaaaatgcATGTATTTCCTCCTAATCTTTAACCGGATGCTTCATGCTAGCACCTAATGGCAGAAGACCTTGTGAAAGACGAGAGGAACTTTAAGCCCGGGACATTTCTTCCTGTCGTTGTCCAGCAGCGCATTGAGCGGAACAGCAAAGACGGCGCCGGCTAACGCAGAGACCATAGGATTGGTTTAAAAGACATTCGACCTTTGACACCGGCTTCACCAACCAAGCGCACCGCCGCTCCTGTTGCGCGCTGCCCGCATGCGTTTGCTTTGAACGCCCAAAGCCAGCAGGAAGGTGGAGAGCTCGATGTGGCAGATGAAACGCAGTCGCTTCACATCGGCCGACGACAGGTCGTCTGCCTGGGTCATGCCCTGACTTGGACACACATactacacaaacatacacacacaaggtGCACCTGCGTCAGGGACATGGTTGGAGATGACCTCACACAGAGGTCACGCTCACCGGCACGTCCCTGCCGCGGTCAAGCAGACAGTCCCAACAAGTCTCGCTCCGTTTATGCTCCGCCACGCCGTCAGAGTACGGACTGTTGCGCGCCAACCAATCAGCTGGCCTGGCCCGCTCAGATTGAGTAGCTGCCGGGTGCTTTGAGGTCGCAGGCGGGGACGAAGGCCTGACGTCGTAACAGAACGAGGAAAGGTCGGGGTGCGCTGAAAAACAAGAGACATCCATACACTTGCTCATCTCATCCTCCATTCAGGGCGGAGGTCCCTACCTACCGGACTTGGTGTGTCTCCGTATGGTTTTGGTGGTGTTTTTGTCGTAGCAACTTTGCGCTGATTGGCTGGTGTCACTCTGAAGGGCGGAGCTTACGACAGACTCAAAGTCGGgctgaagaaagaaaaacaaccactGGCGCCACGGAGTGAGCTCGAGTGCGTGCACGCCGTTTGCGTGTGAGAGACTTACAGCAAAGATGTCCTTGACGTGCACGATAGCTTGTTTGTGCGAGTTCttcagcgtgtgtgtgtagttgCGTAGTCGCGTCTTGACGGTGAGCGTTTGTTGCCGCGTCAGCGTGGCCAGGAGGGCCCGGGCAGGGGACGGCGCCCGGGCAGGGGGAGGAGCTTCCTCGGCCGACGAACCGACCAGCAGAGAAGATAGCCCCGCCTCGTTTAGCCATGCTTCCTCCAACTCCAGCTCTGTGGGGCAATTTGATTTGAACCCAAACACCAGACGTGTGAGGCGCACACGGAATCCACCGTGCTGCCATGACACTTCTGCCTTACCGTCCATACTcctcctttcctcctcctcctcctcttcctgttcCTCCATGCTCTCCAATTCTTGCCAGTATGTTTCCATGGCGATGTGCTGGGGGTCAGCGCTCACTGCTTGATCGGTCGATGAAGACGACATCATCCTGTAGGCCGCCGATTGGAGGGCGACAACTTTACGGAAGTTTCTCTGCACGTATGTAGCTTTCGAAGTACCGTACGGCCGTTTAGCACGTATGCTCGCTCTATGTTTAGGAAAGAAGCGGCAGCATTCAAAGGAAGTCCGATATATCCGGTGTATTGATTTTGGAGTGGGTGTTGAGTGTCCATTAAGAGGAAATGGATGTTTGGCAGCCAATCAGATGGAAGAGTCTTCACTCGGGTCCTCAGACTGGGACCACAACGCCTGACTTGATGGGTGCAGTCTTCTGTGTTTGCAAGCAGCAAAACATCAAGGATGTGTGGGATTACGCAAAGTGCCTAGCTTGTAGCCTCACGTTTGCAACACAGACAGGATTGTCATCACGATGATCATCTACCCGCTGAGCGATTGCCGACTAAATGTCGTCTTCGTTGACGCTATATGACATCATTGTTCACGCTTGCAAAAATATGCGGCCGCGCTAATTACAACTATGTCTTGAGTGTCGATAGAAAGCAACTCACCTCCGCTTGCCGCTGTGCTGATGTTGGACAGAAGGCGGGGAAGGGCGCAAGGATGCAAGCAGGAGGAGCTTGGAGCACAAACGCAATTGGCGTTCTTCCACTTTAATTGGAGCTTGGGAATAGCGGCTCCTCCCTTCCCACCATTTAATAGCCACTTGGCCATTTTGGCATGCTGTTGCAATGCTCCACACGATTCAGATATTAAGTCCGCGTTAAGTTTTGATGAATTGTTAATCCACTAAATCAAAAATCCCCTCATAGTATTCAGGAGTGGGTTAATGGATGATTTTTGTGTATCCACAATGCTTTGCCTTCAATCACTTGGATAAGTCATTTAATTCACCCTGATTTGTTGAACTGTTTTCATACATGAGCAAATCTTTTCACATACTTAAAGGTTGTGGTGAAATGgaaaaagtgaaatgaaaacacagaaccaaaatgaaagttattttttcGATCTTCAGCCCTTCACGCTctacgtctgtctgtctgaagaATGTCTTTTCTTTCCTATTCCACAGTGTTACATCACATTTGAGAAAAGAACGGAAGGTCGTCTCTCGTTCGGGGAGGGAAAGCGGAAACTGAGCCTGGAGAACGTCACGGCATTCTGTCAGCGTCTCGTCCACTTAATTAGAGTCTCCGGCGAGCGGTACAAGAAGATGAGTTTGGCGTAaagctcctcctccagctccagCTCCCCCGTCTCACGCACCTGCAAGACAAGGAGCCAATCAGGTGGCGCCACTCGCCGGTCGGCCTTGACCACGACGGCCAGGAAGccgcttttgctttgcatgaaGAGACACGTGCAGCCTTCTGAAGAACCGCTCACAGATGGCGAAACGGTAAGTCAGGCTGGTACCGACTCATTGAGTTAGGGGGGTTGCCCCCTTGAGGGCCACTTTTCTGCATGGTTACGGTTTTTAGCAGCGAGACAACTCGATTGCTATACTGTCAGTGGTTagctaaaagaaaaaagagagattGCTTTGAAAGACAAATGACTTTTCCTTGGAAGTAACATTTAGTTGATCAAGGCAATCACACGAGTTGGTCTGGCTGTGATAAGGAGAACGAGCACCCCACAGACAGGCTTGCTCAGGTACTGCAATTATTGCTACTTGCTGGCTGTAATTAAATCATTTTTGTGAAAAGAGGCTTCTCTTTCTCAAAACCCAACGAGAGCTGGGCCATTGactgaaaaaaatccattttagaTCACGATCTATAAtttattctatttaaaaaaaacacactgacATTTCCTCATAATTTTGAATTACCATCAAGCAGACCTCTTGAATGTGAACAGAAGAGGCACAGTAGCCTACAGGTTTTTTTTGCACTAATGTAGAGATCCATCAAAGTAAGGGTCTTAAAAAAGTCAAGTTTCACAACTGACCccatcttttattattattattattaataataataataaatatttaccTAGACGACAAGTCACGATCAAACAGAACTGGCAAAATACTTTTATATTGTCGTTTgtgttgtgtatatatatatatgtacgatCTATGTAGACCAGGAAAAGTAGGTGGTACCAGGAAGATGTCAGTGCACAGCTTGAGGATGCGGTCGACGCAGGGAAGCTCCTCAAACATGATGGAGTGACTGATTCCACTGAAAAATTCCCGTACGAACTTCCCAATGACCAAAACCACAGAGGCGTACAATCCCATAATGCTGTGGGACACAAGCAGAATGTCAGTGTGCTGCTGTTGTACATGGTTACCATGGCGACTCAAGTACCCATATCCGGCCAGGAAGCCGAGACTCGGTGGGCTGACTTTATCACTGAACACAAAGATCTGAAGGCCCGCTTCTCTGCTATTGTCTGTTGAAGTTGCGCCTCCCAAACGTACAAGACTGGAAGCTGGTTGGTCGACAATCCACCACTCCTGGATCTCTTGGCTCTCGTTGACTGTTCGCTCCAGGGACAACAAAATGTCCTTGTAGCAGCCGTCTAATTGAAGGAGCAACAAAACCGAAAGTGTCAAAGAAAGTGTTTCCTTCTGATGCATGTACATGAGAAGAAATGTTCTGTGATGGCAATTAGAAACCTGTGTAGAGCTGCTCGATGGGTTTGGCGTTGGAGTCACTGGGCGCTCGTAAGAAAGATGGCAACACGGCGTCAATCACACTGGAAGAAACAAAAATCCATCGTTCAACTCGCACCAAAACCTGACTCGGCAgtttttaaaatgttgaaaCTTGTATCCCTGACTAAAGCCCTCACTCACACAGGAAGTGTTCTGGTACCATTCAGGAGCTGGATCAGTTCCAAACGAGTCTGGTCATTCAGGTAGGACACATATTTACCCGATGCAAGCTCCGCCTTTGCCCCAAGACTCAAGTTCCTGGTTTTACCGAGAGGGAGGCTGTTAGTTTCTTTATTAGGGGATTTATTATCTTTCAAGGAAGTAAATGTGACCTCTGAATTGTCCACGACAAGGTCAGGGGAAAGTGGTCCAGGTTGAGCACCTGGCTCAGGTATCGCCTGCTTGGTGGACTGATGGTCCACAGAGAGTTACTGCTACCCTGCAGCTCGGCCACAGTCACATCTTCGTGACTGTATGCTTCGAGAAACTGCAAAGCGCTCTGAGGGAGCAAAAGGGTACAACAGTGCTCGGACGGCTGGCTGAAGCAATGATTCAAAAACGAGACGAAACATTTGAGATGAGGTTTTACCGGAATGTAACTGTAGGAACGGACAAAGGCTCTGAAGTCTTCCTCTGTCAGGTCTTTCAGCTGATTCTGCTGTGCACTCATTGTGAAAATTGGCTACAAGGACACAGATGAAGAGAGTCAGTAAAGGACGGGATCCAGTTCAGGCCTTCTAGTTTACCTGGAAGCCTCCCAGAGTGATGGTCAGAGAGATGTCCAGCGGCTGGTTGACGACACCAGCCACCGACTTGACGAGGGACATGAAGAGCAGAGGAAACCACACGATGCAAATCAGCAGCAGAACGATCAAACCTCCCATGCCGTACTTCACCACTCGTTTCTTCTTCTGACCACGAGGCTGAGGGTATCGCTGAAGACCAGAAGCAAAAAGACTTTAGGGCTCAGGAGTCTGACAGCTTTGTCTTTGAGAACCGAATGGGGACCTTCTCAGACTCTCTCCAGCATTTTAAGACAAAGCAGTGGGCATAGACATCCTCAACGCAGATCCAGGAGGACAGAGACAAGGTGGTGTCGGTCCACACCCAGTCCATCACGGCCCGCAGCTCAGTCAGGAAAGGAACCAGTCGGAAACTACAAATGAACACGGACAAAGTAACGCAAAGTCACAGACTGCAGCGGCACGGCGGCCGCTTACCCTTGGAACAGGAACAGGTTGAGATAATTGTAGCTCTTTGTCAGGAAGTTTCCCAGGACCCGCGTCGGATAACCTGAGCGAATCTGGTACGCCGACAAGCCGAAGTAAATACATTTGACGAAATACCACAGCTGAGCCACCAAGTTGTGATTGAAGCGTCTGGACACACAGATAGGTTTGTGTTCAAAACAGGTGACATTCACCTTGGACAAGAGcaaatggagatgatgattcaCCTCTCCGTGACAGTCGGCAGGATGAAGAACATCCAGAAGTGGATCCCCAACACCAAAATCACCTGAAAGACCAACTTTCCCAACACGGTCTTCCTTAAATACAGAGCTCGATCAATCACCATGGTACCTGAAGACACGTAGGAGGATAGTGAGGCACCTCAACAATATTGGATCAGGCAGGAAGACGTACCAAACTGGATCAGAACCATCACCAGGAACGCTTCGGGAACTTGGTCCTCTGAAAGGGAGGAAGTGATGTCGGCGGCTGCCGAGTGTTTCTGAGACGTGAGGACAAAAAGCAAAAGATGAATCTTTGTGACTTGTGCTCACGACATGTGAACGTATACCCCAAAAGCCCAGAAGCCAAAGACGATGATGATGAAGTCGATTGTGTCCGCCAGGAACATGAGGACGTAAACGTCGGTCACGGCGCTGTACTCTGGCTGGACCAGAGCTCGGAAGAACTGACAGACTGGACTGGAAAGGGACTCGCACCTGAAAGTATTTGGTGGGCGGAGAGGTCAGTGCCATGGTAAGCTCCTCAAAGCTCCTCAAACTCCTTACTTGCTAACACAGTATTGCTTGCTCCGGATGGAAAGTTCCCCGAGTTTCCTCAGCAGCAGTTCCAACTTGCCGAGCTGTTCTATGGAGCTCATACTgcctaaaaacaacaacaagaccaACATAAAACAATCTCAGGGCAAAAATCAGAAGCAAAAATCCAAAGGCTGGTTAGTTTCACCTGTAGGAGAACATAGTCCGGTGGAGCTAGAGGAGGCCTGCCTCTCACCACCCCAGTACACCATATCTGTGGGAGTTGAACTTAATTCTGTCTGGTCATCTTGCTGACCTTTGGTGTCAGTGGAGATACTCTGGTCCCAAAGTCCATGGCACTGGGTTCAGGtccacaaagaaagaaaataaatctttGAGTCATTGTTGTTCATTTCTTGATCTTCTGCTATGGGGTGTATTTACCTTCAGTATGGCTCTGTGGTAAAATAGAGCAAGCAGTTGCAGAAGGTCATACAGAACGTAGCCTTCCTTCTTCTCCACCCCCAGTATGTTGGGAGGGTGGAAGGGTTTTGAGCGGTCCACCTCTAGTTTTTGGTTGAAGGGAAAGAACCCAAACTGGAAAAAATACTTGATCACGATGGTAACCTGGAAGGAGACAGTCCAGAGTGTTAGCACATCAGAGCTAGAAGAACAAGACTTTATTGATACTACATCAGGGAAGTTTGCCGGTTTCACCAGAAAATGACAGAGTACACATTTACAAGTGGTGGGCACCTCAGTGTAGATGATGGCTGTCATCCAGAAAGTCTTACTGGGACGAGGTACAGACAGAGTTGCCCACAGAAACACCAGAACAGGAAGTACCAATGTGAGACAGCTGGCAGACACCATGTGGTTCAAGACGATAACCAGGTAGCAGACCGTCTCGGATCTGGTCAAAACCGGTGGACATCAGTCAGTCGCAGGTTCAACGCGGTTCTTGAACGTCCAATTTCAACTTTGTGATAAACTACCTGGCAGCGATAATGTTGTAAAAGGCGTAGCATAGCTGGAGAAGCTGGGGTTGGTTGTGATAGAACTCATCAGATGCCTCCAGTTCTTCACTGTGGAAAGTCCTGAACAAAACACAATGCAATTCTAAAGCACACTCAAGTCGTCGAGATGCAGATCCTCAGTCGGCCTTACCTGTTCTTCAGAAGCTCACTCGCTGTCAGTTCCTGAGGACGAGATGTCAAGAGACAAGAAGTGGAGGTACATCCAGATGGGACGTCAGTCTTGTGAAGTAAGAGCTGCCTCCTTAATCTTGCCTTCACCCCAGGCATTCTTCTTTTGGATTGGTCCTGCTCACTCTCCGGCTCTTGGATGTCCCCAGCCAGAGCATGTCTGTAGGAAGGTGGGGACATCTGAGAGGAGGGCGAGGCAGCCCTGGAAGAGGAACGTTTGGGAACTTGTTGGTCAGATTCTCCAGAACTGGTCAAACAATGCACCATGATGTGCAGTAGGAAATTAGGAAAAACTATTCTAATAGATACGAGATGAAGTTCCCGCCAGTAGCTTGAGAAGAACAACCTGTGGTCCTCCTCATCTGaggatgatgtgactctcttcATCCTGGTCAGTTTGGCTTGGTGTGATTGGCTGGTCGAAGCTATGAAGCACTCTGGGCAGTCTTCTCTTGTCTGAACCATAGAGGCATCAGCTTTTGTTTCATCTCCAGAGGTGAATGAAGGTCCACTTCCCGCTGCTGGACTCTCGTCTTTGTCCTCATTTCCTTTTTCATCTATAACTGCTTCAAACAACGAGACATATGGAGGGAAAGTGATTCTTATCCTTGTGATGTGTATTGTGGTTTGATTTTTGTAAAGCACTTGGtgacggcaaaagccattgtggAAGCGCTATATGGTAAAAGTCTGACCTTCTTCCTCAGGAACACTCAGGTTGATTCCTGATTCTCTGGAACTCTGCATAATCTGTTGCTGGTAGTACACATGGATGGCCTCTCTGGACGGCAGTTGAccctgagaaaacaaaagtaagcAGGTGGCGGGCCATCATGGTTGCGGCCCTTGAGCGCTACCTGCTTGGCCTGCTGGGTCAGCATGCAGCGCTCCATGCGCAGCACAGTGGAGATGTCCACGTGTTCGCGACACAAACCACCCAGCCAAGCGGTTAGCGAGTCCAGCAAAGCCGACAACACAACCCAGCAGAAGCGAAGAACGTTGGAGGCCCGACGCAGGACCGTATCTTCAATGCAAAACATGATCGTCAGTTCCTAAATTGTAAACCTCCTCTTGGTCAGACCAAACATAGTCACTGTTGGCGCTTTTCCATTTAAGGTTCCTGGCCTGGCCACCGTTGCTTCTC
Coding sequences:
- the arhgap28 gene encoding rho GTPase-activating protein 28 gives rise to the protein MSSSSTDQAVSADPQHIAMETYWQELESMEEQEEEEEEERRSMDELELEEAWLNEAGLSSLLVGSSAEEAPPPARAPSPARALLATLTRQQTLTVKTRLRNYTHTLKNSHKQAIVHVKDIFAVSLSHANGVHALELTPWRQWLFFFLQPDFESVVSSALQSDTSQSAQSCYDKNTTKTIRRHTKSAHPDLSSFCYDVRPSSPPATSKHPAATQSERARPADWLARNSPYSDGVAEHKRSETCWDCLLDRGRDVPYVCPSQGMTQADDLSSADVKRLRFICHIELSTFLLALGVQSKRMRAARNRSGAGAVFAVPLNALLDNDRKKCPGLKVPLVFHKLLCVLQQTGLQTEGILRISGSVARLKYLRRELDRCPEGFDWSAVRPVDAAGLLKLFIRELPTPLLTHAHLPTFRAVLGVSGSVHQVQALQLLSLLLPEAHRETLKALLVFLHQVVSHQEQNRMSLWNVATVMAPNLFTTHRRGSKERDGLEEVVGGTHLVRLMIMHQELLWTVPNFLLSQLRQMNQASNHKLGRLLRTRNDKNKKQVTELCEGVIKVYAPFHAKVSMAIQLDRQMTAQDVTAHFKSDSSGAQRLFEVGGNIGERRLHPDCLLLDVYRENPGCEWLVKP